From a region of the Cygnus atratus isolate AKBS03 ecotype Queensland, Australia chromosome 3, CAtr_DNAZoo_HiC_assembly, whole genome shotgun sequence genome:
- the FOSL2 gene encoding fos-related antigen 2, whose protein sequence is MYQDYPGSFDTSSRGSSGSPGHPETYSGGAAQQKFRVDMPGSGSAFIPTINAITTSQDLQWMVQPTVITSMSSPYSRSHPYSHPLPPLSSVAGHTALQRPGVIKTIGTTVGRRRRDEQLSPEEEEKRRIRRERNKLAAAKCRNRRRELTEKLQAETEVLEEEKSVLQKEIAELQKEKEKLEFMLVAHSPVCKISPEERRSPPSSSLQSVRTGASGAVVVKQEPVEEEIPSSSLVLDKAQRSVIKPISIAGGFYGEEALNTPIVVTSTPAITPGSSNLVFTYPNVLDQESPLSPSESCSKAHRRSSSSGDQSSDSLNSPTLLAL, encoded by the exons ATGTACCAGGACTACCCCGGCAGCTTCGACACCTCCTCCAGAGGCAGCAGCGGCTCCCCGGGACACCCCGAGACCTACTCCGGCGGCGCAGCCCAGCAG AAATTTCGAGTAGATATGCCAGGATCAGGCAGTGCTTTCATCCCCACGATCAACGCCATCACGACCAGCCAAGACCTGCAGTGGATGGTGCAGCCCACCGTCATCACCTCTATGTCCAGCCCCTACTCCCGCTCGCACCCCTACAGCCACCCGCTGCCCCCGCTGTCCTCGGTGGCCGGACACACGGCCCTTCAGCGGCCGGGCGTGATTAAAACCATCGGGACCACGGTGGGACGGAGACGAAGGGACGAGCAG CTGTCGCCCGAGGAAGAAGAGAAGCGAAGGATCCGGAGAGAGAGGAACAAGCTGGCAGCTGCTAAGTGTCGTAACAGGCGTCGAGAGCTAACAGAGAAACTCCAGGCG GAAActgaggtgctggaggaggagaagtcaGTGCTGCAAAAAGAGATCGCTGAGCtccagaaggagaaggagaaactGGAGTTCATGCTGGTGGCTCACAGCCCTGTGTGCAAAATCAGCCCTGAGGAGCGCCGGAGCCCACCATCCAGCAGCCTCCAGAGCGTTCGGACTGGAGCGAGCGGAGCGGTGGTGGTGAAGCAGGAGCCCGTGGAGGAAGAGATCCCATCTTCCTCTTTGGTCCTTGACAAAGCCCAGAGGTCTGTCATTAAGCCCATCAGCATTGCTGGAGGTTTTTATGGGGAGGAGGCACTCAACACTCCCATCGTGGTGACCTCGACACCAGCCATCACTCCTGGCTCCTCCAACTTGGTGTTCACCTACCCCAACGTCTTGGATCAGGAGTCTCCTCTCTCCCCGTCCGAGTCCTGCTCCAAAGCTCAccggaggagcagcagcagcggtgaCCAGTCCTCGGATTCCTTGAACTCTCCCACCTTGCTGGCATTGTAA